In Candidatus Dadabacteria bacterium, the DNA window CCCCCGCCAAACTTACAGTTCCCGCAGAGACTCTGGAAAAAGAGTTCCTCGGACTTGCCGAAGCGGAAGGGCTTTGCGACATTGAACAACTGAACAGGGTTCTTGAAAAGGCGGTAACCCTGAAAAACTTTCTGAAAGCGGGGCAAAGAGTGCGCCGCGTGGCGGAGTTTGCCGCAAGGCACTTCAAAGAGAATGTTGAGCCGCTCGGATACAAGGCGTTTTTTGTGGCGGTTGACCGCGAGGCGTGCGCCCTTTATAAAAGGGAGTTTGACAAACACCTCCCGCCGGAATCGGTGAAGGCGGTTTACACAAAAGCGCAGCATGACACCGAAGCCCTTCCCCTTGTGGCGCAATACCAGATACCGGCGGACGAGGAAAAAACCCTCCGCAAAGAGTTTCAGAAACCGGGCAGAGACCCGAAGATGTTTGTTGTTACGGACAAACTGCTTACCGGCTTTGACGCGCCCGTTCTTTACTGCATGTATCTGGACAAGCCGATGAGAGACCACGTGCTGCTTCAGTCCATAGCGCGGGTCAACAGGCCCCACACTTTCGGGGAGGGAGGGAAGGAAAAGGAATACGGGCTGATAGTGGACTTCATCGGCATATTCGGCAATATGAAAAAAGCGCTCGCTTTTGATTCAAAGGATGTGAGCGGCGTTATAGAGGACATTGAAATCCTGTTTGAAAAGTTCGGGCGGGAAATGGAGCGGGCGCGGGGGTATCTGAAGGAAACGGGCGGCGGAAAGGGCGAAAAAATTATAGAGCGGTTTACGGACAAAGCCGAAAGGGAGGCGTTTATTGAGTTTTTCAGGGGATTGCAGGGGCTTTACGAAATCCTTTCGCCGGACGAAAAACTGAGGGGCTTTCTTGACGACTACACGGCAATTTGCGGGGTTTACAAGGTCGTGATGAAAAGTTTTGAACGGGACAACCTTCCCGTCAGATACGGGGAGTTTCTGGAAAAGACCGAAAAACTGATAGCGGACAGCGTGGGAGCGTTCGGACCGGAGGAAAACGGCGCGGAGGCGGTTGTCAGCGCGGAGACGCTTGAGGAAATCCTGCAAAGCGGCAAGAGCGACAAGGTGAAAATCAACAACCTGCTCAAACTTGTTGAGAAACTGGTCTCGGAGATTGAAAGGACGCTGGGCCTTGCGTCAATGGCGGGAAAGGCGCGGGACGTCAGAGACAGGTTTCACACCGGGCAGGCGGGGGCGAGGGAAACTGTGGAGAACCTGAACCGGATTGCGCGGGAAAACCTCGGCCTCAGGCGCGAGTTTGAGGAGAGCGGAATGTCGGCGCGGGAGTTTGTGTTCCGCCTTGTGCTTGAAAAAGAGGGGGACGCAAACGCCGGGGAAACCGCCGCGGAGATGGAAAACCTTTTCAGCGCCTTTCCCGACCACCGCGAAAACATGCACCAGAAAATGTCCCTCAAATCGGGGCTTTACAAACTGACGGGCGCGGCGGTGGGAGAGAAAAACGAAGACCGCGTTATCGGGGAGATAATGAAACTGGATGAGCGTATCAAAAAAGAAGTTCAAGGGTGAAGTCGCGCTGTGGAGCGCAAGGATAAAGGTCTCGCCCCGGCGGGTAACCGTCAGACCGATGACGCGCAAATGGGGGTCATGCTCTTCGCGCGGCGGGGTCTGTTTTAATTCCGACCTGCTGGACAAGCCGCCCTCCTTCCGGCGGTTTGTGATCGCGCACGAACTGCTGCACCTGAAAATCCCCAATCACGGCGGGCTTTTCA includes these proteins:
- a CDS encoding HsdR family type I site-specific deoxyribonuclease; this translates as MTTPITESKTVQAPMIEYASQIGWQPVSRQDAESLRGGTQGIIFSSILTDKLLSLNPDILNPETVREVVRNIENVHHDIRGNNEALEWLRGNKSVYLDTEKRERNIRVIDYENPQNNTFQVTDEWTVTSDKPHRADVVFLINGIPVAVAETKSPKKRNAIYEGLIQIRQYHRETPAMFALPQVFEITNLPEFHYGATWNTEAKNLFDWREEREGNFEAKVKSFFDTERFLKLIEKWVIFYLKDDELRKTVLRQHQTRAAERIEERCADTKKTRGLIWHTQGSGKTFTMIKAAELVIRRKTELGDPTVILMIDRNELEGQLEGWLASLSSGGGIRGVNIRRAQTKKDLREILESDFRGLVISTIQKFDDMPANMNDRKNIFVFIDEAHRGVEGDLGNYLTGALPYATLIGFTGTPVDKTAHGRGTFKVFGKEDKTGYLDKYSIMESIRDGTTVGLKYKLAPAKLTVPAETLEKEFLGLAEAEGLCDIEQLNRVLEKAVTLKNFLKAGQRVRRVAEFAARHFKENVEPLGYKAFFVAVDREACALYKREFDKHLPPESVKAVYTKAQHDTEALPLVAQYQIPADEEKTLRKEFQKPGRDPKMFVVTDKLLTGFDAPVLYCMYLDKPMRDHVLLQSIARVNRPHTFGEGGKEKEYGLIVDFIGIFGNMKKALAFDSKDVSGVIEDIEILFEKFGREMERARGYLKETGGGKGEKIIERFTDKAEREAFIEFFRGLQGLYEILSPDEKLRGFLDDYTAICGVYKVVMKSFERDNLPVRYGEFLEKTEKLIADSVGAFGPEENGAEAVVSAETLEEILQSGKSDKVKINNLLKLVEKLVSEIERTLGLASMAGKARDVRDRFHTGQAGARETVENLNRIARENLGLRREFEESGMSAREFVFRLVLEKEGDANAGETAAEMENLFSAFPDHRENMHQKMSLKSGLYKLTGAAVGEKNEDRVIGEIMKLDERIKKEVQG
- a CDS encoding M48 family metallopeptidase, whose amino-acid sequence is MSVSKKKFKGEVALWSARIKVSPRRVTVRPMTRKWGSCSSRGGVCFNSDLLDKPPSFRRFVIAHELLHLKIPNHGGLFKQMLSAHIPGWRKIRASQTLRGGRG